In bacterium, a single window of DNA contains:
- the ppk1 gene encoding polyphosphate kinase 1, protein MAEPHESTIPVDSPRAFFDRELSWLAFARRVLALAEDRELPLFERIKFAGIMGMLHDEFFMKRMSGIKRKMRMWPEKRSLDGRLAEEELVACRAEILDQSDILERVLEQNVRPALAREDLPILAWAELDETARAPLREYFEHSVLPILTPLAVDAEHPFPFISNDALNLAARLPLEEGRGLRFVRIKVPDNRPRWVPLEGGVGYTPLEEIIAANLDLLFPTTPPESVYRFRVTRGAQGEPDASRDLTSEEALREPGSIIRLVSKELKARRFAGTVRLEVDSETPPDLCQWLVSQLGIDDDDLYRSRTLLRLSNLLDLECGNRPHLKLPPHKPRTHARLKALPQAPQAIFDEIRRGDILCHHPYHSFDTSVLRFIESAAVDAATLAIKLTIYRTSKDSPIVQALAEAARRGKQVAVLVEITARFDEAPNIAWGRFLEDEGVHVAYGVEKLNTHVKGPLVVREEGGQIRRCAHVGTGNYHTGTARIYEDLGILTCEPEICADMAEVFNELTGATHRVEYQRLLVAPVTMRRRFVELIRQEAEHARTGREAGIRAKVNQLQDKETIQELYRASQAGVPIEINVRGLCCLRPGVPGLSENIRVFSVIGRFLEHSRIYRFANGGDPAYFIGSADWMKRNLSRRVETITPVVDPTIRRELLEILDVYASDNASAWDADPDGKYRRRQPPSGEPRRAAQEIFIERARSRPPSPAEPEKDMARVDEPAALEV, encoded by the coding sequence CCGAGCCACATGAATCCACGATTCCTGTCGATTCACCCAGGGCCTTCTTCGATCGCGAGCTGAGCTGGCTCGCCTTTGCGCGTCGGGTTCTGGCGCTGGCCGAGGACCGCGAGCTGCCGCTTTTCGAGCGCATCAAGTTCGCCGGCATCATGGGCATGCTGCACGACGAGTTCTTCATGAAGCGCATGAGCGGAATCAAGCGCAAGATGCGAATGTGGCCGGAGAAGCGCTCGCTGGACGGCCGTCTTGCCGAGGAGGAGCTCGTCGCCTGCCGTGCCGAGATCCTCGATCAAAGCGACATCCTGGAACGCGTCCTCGAACAGAACGTCCGGCCGGCGCTGGCTCGGGAGGATCTTCCGATTCTCGCGTGGGCGGAGCTCGACGAGACGGCGAGGGCGCCGTTGCGCGAGTACTTCGAGCACTCCGTGCTGCCGATTCTCACGCCGCTCGCGGTCGACGCCGAGCATCCCTTTCCGTTCATCAGCAACGACGCCCTGAACCTTGCGGCAAGACTACCCCTCGAAGAAGGCAGAGGCCTGCGGTTCGTGCGCATCAAGGTCCCCGACAATCGGCCCCGGTGGGTGCCGCTCGAGGGCGGAGTGGGCTACACGCCCCTCGAGGAGATCATCGCCGCCAATCTCGATCTGCTCTTTCCAACCACGCCTCCGGAATCGGTCTATCGGTTCCGGGTGACGCGCGGCGCCCAGGGCGAGCCGGATGCGTCGCGCGATCTGACCTCGGAAGAGGCCCTCCGAGAGCCCGGCAGCATCATTCGGCTGGTGTCGAAGGAGCTCAAGGCGCGACGCTTCGCGGGCACCGTCCGGCTCGAGGTCGACTCCGAAACGCCCCCCGACCTTTGTCAGTGGCTGGTCAGCCAGCTCGGGATCGACGACGACGATCTCTATCGCTCGCGAACCCTGCTGCGGCTGAGCAATCTGCTGGACCTCGAATGCGGCAATCGGCCGCACTTGAAGCTCCCTCCCCACAAACCCAGAACCCATGCACGCCTCAAAGCCCTGCCGCAAGCGCCGCAAGCCATCTTCGACGAGATCCGGCGGGGCGACATCTTGTGCCATCACCCCTACCATAGCTTCGACACCTCGGTTCTGCGCTTCATCGAGTCGGCCGCGGTGGACGCCGCGACCCTGGCTATCAAGCTGACTATCTACCGAACGAGCAAGGACTCGCCCATCGTGCAAGCGCTGGCCGAAGCCGCGCGGCGTGGCAAGCAGGTGGCGGTGCTCGTCGAGATCACGGCTCGCTTCGACGAAGCGCCGAATATCGCCTGGGGGCGGTTTCTGGAGGACGAAGGCGTTCACGTCGCTTACGGAGTCGAGAAACTCAACACCCACGTCAAGGGCCCACTGGTTGTTCGCGAGGAGGGTGGCCAGATACGACGCTGCGCGCACGTCGGTACCGGCAATTACCACACCGGCACGGCGAGAATCTACGAGGATCTCGGCATCCTGACTTGCGAGCCCGAGATCTGTGCCGACATGGCGGAGGTTTTCAACGAGCTCACCGGCGCGACACACCGTGTCGAGTACCAGCGGCTCTTGGTGGCGCCGGTGACGATGCGCCGTCGCTTCGTGGAGCTCATCCGGCAGGAGGCCGAGCACGCTCGCACCGGGCGCGAGGCCGGGATTCGCGCCAAGGTCAACCAGCTTCAGGACAAGGAAACGATTCAGGAGCTGTATCGCGCCAGCCAAGCGGGGGTTCCCATCGAGATCAACGTCCGGGGCCTGTGCTGTCTGCGCCCGGGGGTGCCGGGCCTGTCGGAGAACATCCGCGTTTTCAGCGTGATCGGTCGCTTCCTGGAGCACAGCAGGATCTACCGCTTCGCCAATGGTGGGGATCCAGCCTACTTCATAGGCTCGGCCGACTGGATGAAGCGCAACTTGAGCCGCAGGGTCGAGACCATCACGCCGGTCGTGGATCCGACCATCCGGCGCGAGCTGCTGGAGATCCTCGACGTGTACGCGAGCGACAACGCCTCGGCGTGGGACGCCGATCCCGACGGCAAGTACCGGCGCCGGCAGCCGCCCTCCGGTGAGCCCCGGCGAGCCGCCCAGGAGATCTTCATCGAACGGGCGCGCTCGCGACCGCCAAGCCCCGCGGAGCCGGAAAAGGATATGGCTCGAGTCGACGAGCCCGCCGCGCTTGAGGTCTAG